One genomic segment of Thalassospiraceae bacterium LMO-SO8 includes these proteins:
- the dnaN gene encoding DNA polymerase III subunit beta translates to MKLTIERAALLKCLGHVQSVVERRNTIPILSNVKIEAGDGKLALNATDMDLDIVEAVAADVAEAGATTAPAHTLYDIVRKLPEGAQVVMEKESGGQLVLKAGRSRFALSCLPTEDFPVLGSGELPHQFKLPVHDLNTLLDRTRFAISTEETRYYLNGIYLHVAERDGTKVLRAVATDGHRLASAEVPLPDGADGIPGVILPRKVVTELGKLIDESVGDVFVGLSETKARFAIDEIVITSKLIDGTFPDYERVIPRDNDKMLDVDRKLLAAAVDRVSAISSEKSRAVKLTLGAGVLKLSASSPEHGLAEEEIEVDYNGDGLEIGFNAAYLLDITRQIEGDTASLAMADAASPTVLREAGDESALFVLMPMRV, encoded by the coding sequence ATGAAACTGACAATCGAGCGGGCCGCCTTGCTGAAGTGCCTTGGGCACGTGCAAAGCGTTGTAGAGCGCCGCAATACCATCCCCATCCTTTCCAACGTGAAGATCGAAGCCGGCGACGGCAAGCTGGCGCTCAACGCCACGGACATGGATCTCGACATCGTCGAGGCCGTGGCCGCCGATGTCGCCGAAGCGGGTGCGACGACGGCCCCCGCCCATACCCTTTACGACATCGTGCGCAAGCTGCCCGAAGGGGCGCAGGTGGTGATGGAAAAGGAAAGCGGCGGGCAACTGGTGCTCAAGGCCGGGCGCTCCCGATTCGCGCTTTCCTGCCTGCCGACCGAGGATTTTCCCGTTCTTGGCTCGGGCGAACTGCCGCATCAGTTCAAGCTGCCGGTGCACGACCTGAACACGCTGCTCGACCGCACCCGGTTCGCCATCTCGACCGAGGAAACGCGGTATTACCTGAACGGCATCTATCTGCATGTCGCCGAACGGGACGGCACCAAGGTGCTGCGCGCGGTCGCCACGGACGGCCATCGGCTGGCCTCGGCCGAAGTGCCCCTGCCGGACGGCGCCGACGGCATCCCCGGCGTGATCCTGCCGCGCAAGGTGGTGACGGAACTGGGCAAGCTGATCGACGAAAGCGTCGGCGATGTCTTCGTCGGCCTGTCGGAAACCAAGGCGCGCTTCGCCATCGACGAGATCGTCATCACGTCCAAGCTGATCGACGGCACCTTCCCCGATTACGAACGGGTCATCCCGCGCGACAACGACAAGATGCTCGACGTCGACCGCAAGCTTCTGGCCGCGGCCGTCGACCGCGTGTCGGCGATTTCCTCCGAGAAATCCCGCGCCGTGAAGCTGACCCTGGGGGCGGGCGTGCTCAAGCTGTCGGCCTCCAGCCCCGAACACGGGCTGGCCGAGGAAGAGATCGAGGTCGATTACAACGGTGATGGCCTGGAGATCGGGTTCAACGCGGCCTATCTGCTCGACATCACCCGCCAGATCGAGGGCGACACGGCGTCGCTGGCCATGGCCGACGCGGCCTCGCCCACGGTGTTGCGCGAAGCGGGCGACGAAAGTGCGTTGTTCGTGCTCATGCCCATGCGTGTTTGA
- the mutM gene encoding bifunctional DNA-formamidopyrimidine glycosylase/DNA-(apurinic or apyrimidinic site) lyase, whose amino-acid sequence MPELPEVETVRRGLMPAMQGKRLDAVIPRRPDLRFPLPDGFGQRLTGRTVAAIRRRAKFLMFDLDSPDVLIAHLGMSGSFRLGAAAFPEEKHDHVIFKMSGGGEVHYNDPRRFGFMDLWPAADLAAHPMLARLGPEPLDDDAFSGPVLAARLKDKKTPIKAALLDQGVVAGVGNIYACEALYRAGISPKRLAHTVQGARADRLAQAVKAVLKDAIASGGSSLRDHIRPDGELGYFQHSFDVYGRTGEACANAACGAPIRQIPQAGRSTFYCSRCQR is encoded by the coding sequence ATGCCCGAATTGCCTGAAGTCGAAACCGTCCGCCGGGGGTTGATGCCCGCCATGCAGGGCAAGCGCCTGGATGCCGTGATCCCGCGCCGGCCGGACCTGCGCTTTCCCCTGCCCGACGGCTTCGGCCAGCGGCTCACGGGGCGCACGGTGGCCGCGATCCGCCGCCGCGCCAAGTTCCTGATGTTCGATCTGGACAGCCCGGACGTGCTGATCGCGCATCTCGGCATGTCGGGCAGCTTTCGCCTGGGTGCGGCGGCCTTCCCGGAAGAAAAGCACGACCATGTGATCTTCAAAATGTCGGGCGGCGGCGAGGTCCATTACAACGACCCGCGCCGCTTCGGGTTCATGGACCTGTGGCCGGCGGCGGATCTGGCGGCCCATCCCATGCTGGCCAGGCTGGGGCCGGAGCCTTTGGACGACGACGCCTTTTCCGGCCCCGTCCTGGCGGCCCGGCTGAAGGACAAGAAGACGCCGATCAAGGCGGCGCTGCTCGACCAGGGCGTGGTCGCCGGGGTCGGCAACATCTATGCCTGCGAGGCGCTGTACCGGGCCGGCATTTCGCCCAAGCGTCTGGCCCATACGGTGCAGGGGGCCAGGGCCGACCGGCTGGCCCAGGCGGTCAAGGCGGTGCTCAAGGACGCCATCGCCTCCGGCGGCTCCAGCTTGCGCGACCATATCCGCCCCGACGGGGAATTGGGCTACTTCCAGCATTCCTTCGACGTCTACGGACGCACGGGCGAGGCCTGCGCCAACGCGGCCTGCGGCGCGCCCATCCGCCAGATCCCCCAGGCCGGGCGGTCGACTTTCTACTGTTCCCGCTGCCAGAGGTAG
- a CDS encoding Rrf2 family transcriptional regulator, with amino-acid sequence MLRLSKKTLYAIEAVLDVAYHMGAQPVQSRDITRRQGIPRRYLEQALQQLVKAEILVGVRGPKGGYRLARERRRISVGDIVRVIAGADGADDILEDADGSDLGLKVVRPLWAELREAAMVRLDATSIDELCLKAHQAGVDSEGRPNLDFTI; translated from the coding sequence ATGCTGCGACTGTCGAAAAAGACCCTTTACGCCATCGAGGCGGTGTTGGACGTGGCCTATCACATGGGCGCCCAGCCCGTGCAGAGCCGCGACATCACGCGCCGCCAGGGCATTCCCCGGCGCTATCTGGAACAGGCCCTGCAACAGTTGGTGAAGGCGGAGATTCTGGTCGGCGTCAGGGGGCCCAAGGGCGGCTACCGCCTGGCCCGCGAACGGCGGCGCATCTCCGTCGGCGACATCGTGCGCGTCATCGCGGGCGCCGACGGCGCCGACGACATTCTGGAAGACGCCGACGGTTCGGACCTGGGGCTCAAGGTGGTGCGGCCCCTGTGGGCGGAGTTGCGCGAGGCCGCCATGGTCCGCCTGGACGCCACGTCGATCGACGAGCTGTGCCTGAAGGCCCATCAGGCCGGGGTCGACAGCGAAGGCCGCCCCAACCTGGATTTCACCATCTAG
- the dnaA gene encoding chromosomal replication initiator protein DnaA gives MTEQQSRNVEPCQDLQETWLEICESLRAEIGEASYQSWIKPMRLIGKDGSAVRTGVPTRFMREWIQAHYQDRLSELLDGRGLSGGLDVVIHQEHAASGRAETKPAEARKEDAVPAGPVNGTGIGNGPHADDIGAPLDQRYTFDRFVVGKPNEFAYAAARRVAEAEVVPFNPLFLYGGVGLGKTHLMHAIAWHLRKTRPDRSVIYLSAEKFMYRFVRALREHNTVDFKEQFRSVDVLMVDDVQFISGKESTQEEFFHTFNALVDQGRQIVISADKSPNDLEGMEERLISRLNCGLVADIHATTYELRLGILQAKGEQMGVEVPLKVMEFLAHKITSNVRELEGALNRVVAHHQLVGRDITLETSQDVLHDLLKASERRVTIEEIQKRVSTHFNIRVSDMHSARRARSVARPRQVAMYLSKQLTSRSLPEIGRKFGGRDHTTVMHAVKKVEELRELDSSFNEDVELLRRMLEG, from the coding sequence ATGACGGAACAGCAGAGCCGAAACGTAGAGCCCTGCCAGGACCTGCAGGAAACCTGGTTGGAAATTTGTGAATCCCTGCGCGCCGAGATCGGCGAAGCCTCCTACCAAAGCTGGATCAAGCCCATGCGGCTCATCGGGAAGGACGGCAGCGCCGTGCGCACCGGCGTCCCGACCCGTTTCATGCGCGAATGGATTCAGGCCCATTACCAGGACCGATTGTCGGAGCTGCTGGACGGCCGGGGGCTGTCGGGCGGGCTCGACGTGGTCATTCATCAGGAACACGCGGCGTCGGGCCGGGCCGAGACCAAGCCCGCCGAGGCGCGCAAGGAAGACGCGGTCCCCGCCGGTCCGGTGAACGGCACGGGCATCGGCAACGGCCCCCACGCCGACGACATCGGCGCCCCCCTCGACCAGCGCTACACCTTTGACCGTTTCGTCGTCGGCAAGCCGAACGAATTCGCCTATGCCGCCGCGCGCCGCGTGGCCGAGGCCGAGGTCGTGCCCTTCAACCCCCTGTTCCTCTACGGCGGGGTCGGGCTCGGCAAGACCCACCTGATGCACGCCATCGCCTGGCACCTGCGCAAGACCCGCCCCGACCGCTCGGTCATCTACCTGTCGGCGGAAAAGTTCATGTACCGTTTCGTGCGCGCACTCCGCGAACACAACACGGTCGATTTCAAGGAGCAGTTCCGCTCCGTCGACGTGCTGATGGTCGATGACGTCCAGTTCATCTCGGGCAAGGAGTCGACCCAGGAAGAGTTCTTCCACACCTTCAACGCCCTGGTCGATCAGGGCCGCCAGATCGTGATCTCCGCCGACAAGTCGCCCAACGACCTGGAAGGCATGGAAGAGCGCCTGATCTCGCGCCTTAACTGCGGGCTGGTCGCCGACATTCATGCGACCACCTACGAACTGCGGCTCGGCATTCTACAGGCCAAGGGCGAGCAGATGGGCGTCGAGGTGCCGCTGAAGGTGATGGAATTCCTCGCCCACAAGATCACGTCGAACGTGCGCGAGCTTGAAGGGGCGCTTAACCGCGTCGTCGCCCATCATCAGCTGGTCGGCCGGGACATCACCCTGGAAACCAGCCAGGACGTGTTGCACGACCTTCTCAAGGCGTCGGAACGGCGGGTCACCATCGAGGAAATCCAGAAACGGGTATCGACCCATTTCAACATCCGCGTGTCGGACATGCATTCGGCCCGCCGGGCGCGCTCCGTCGCCCGCCCGCGCCAGGTCGCGATGTATCTCTCGAAGCAGCTGACGTCCCGCTCGCTCCCGGAAATCGGGCGTAAATTCGGCGGCCGCGATCACACCACGGTGATGCATGCGGTGAAGAAGGTGGAAGAACTGCGCGAGTTGGATTCCAGCTTCAACGAGGACGTCGAACTGCTGCGCCGGATGCTCGAGGGCTGA
- the ubiB gene encoding 2-polyprenylphenol 6-hydroxylase, which translates to MSGHLSNLWRLFAIARLLARHDALFPLEDLGVAPAVAKAAKLLSKRSVPGRPGERLANALSEAGPSFIKLGQALSTRPDLLGEEITEDLAQLQDDLPPFSSDLARQTIEQEFQVPVDTLFASFDDEPVAAASIAQVHFAETTEGAMVAVKILRPGIEARFRRDLDLFRWAARVMERARPDLKRLKPREVVETIAQSVELEMDLRFEAAAAAEMADNFEGDDTFIVPAVDWARTGSRVLTTERIDGFPINDVEAIVKAGIEPKTVVENAARAFFNQVFRDGFFHADLHPGNLFVLEGGAIGAVDFGIMGRVDKKTRRNLGEMLLGFLTRDYRRAAEVHFEAGWVPRDKSVDAFTQACRSIAEPILDKPQHEISIGRLLGQLFQVTETFAMETQPQLLLLQKTMLTAEGVSRKLYPDTNMWVLARPLIEDWMRANLGPEAKVMDTLQGLAQAAERLPRVMEDLEIGARRLAEGRLTLDPETVRLLRDGEDKPRTPVLLWIVVAVLAVIFTYNLMD; encoded by the coding sequence ATGAGCGGTCATCTTTCCAACCTCTGGCGCCTGTTCGCCATCGCCCGCCTTCTGGCGCGCCACGACGCCCTGTTCCCGCTGGAGGACCTGGGCGTCGCGCCCGCCGTGGCCAAGGCGGCCAAGCTGTTGTCCAAACGCTCGGTCCCGGGCCGGCCGGGTGAGCGCCTGGCCAACGCCCTTTCCGAAGCCGGGCCCAGTTTCATCAAGCTGGGGCAGGCGCTGTCGACCCGCCCGGACCTGCTGGGCGAGGAGATCACGGAAGACCTGGCCCAGTTGCAGGACGACCTGCCGCCGTTTTCCAGCGACCTGGCGCGCCAGACCATCGAGCAGGAATTCCAGGTGCCGGTGGACACCCTGTTCGCGTCCTTCGACGACGAACCCGTGGCCGCCGCCTCCATCGCCCAGGTTCATTTCGCCGAAACGACCGAGGGGGCCATGGTCGCGGTCAAGATCCTGCGCCCGGGGATCGAGGCCCGCTTCCGCCGCGACCTCGACCTGTTCCGCTGGGCCGCCCGCGTGATGGAACGCGCCCGCCCGGATTTGAAGCGCCTGAAGCCCCGCGAGGTGGTGGAAACCATCGCCCAGTCGGTCGAACTGGAAATGGACCTGCGGTTCGAGGCCGCCGCCGCCGCCGAAATGGCCGACAACTTCGAAGGCGACGACACTTTCATCGTGCCCGCCGTCGACTGGGCGCGCACGGGATCGCGGGTGCTGACGACGGAGCGCATCGACGGCTTTCCCATCAACGACGTGGAGGCCATTGTTAAAGCGGGAATCGAGCCCAAGACGGTGGTCGAAAACGCGGCCCGCGCCTTCTTCAACCAGGTGTTCCGCGACGGCTTCTTCCATGCCGACCTGCACCCGGGCAATCTGTTCGTGCTGGAGGGCGGGGCCATCGGCGCCGTCGACTTCGGCATCATGGGCCGGGTGGATAAAAAGACCCGGCGCAACCTGGGCGAAATGCTGCTGGGCTTCCTCACCCGCGACTACCGCCGCGCGGCGGAAGTCCATTTCGAGGCCGGATGGGTGCCCCGCGACAAATCCGTCGACGCCTTCACCCAGGCCTGCCGCTCCATCGCCGAGCCGATTTTGGACAAGCCCCAGCACGAGATTTCCATCGGCCGCCTGCTCGGCCAGCTGTTCCAGGTCACGGAAACCTTCGCCATGGAAACCCAGCCGCAGCTTCTGTTGCTGCAAAAAACCATGCTGACCGCCGAGGGCGTGAGCCGCAAACTCTACCCCGACACCAACATGTGGGTGCTCGCCCGCCCGCTGATCGAGGACTGGATGCGCGCCAACCTGGGGCCGGAAGCCAAGGTCATGGACACCCTGCAAGGCCTGGCCCAGGCGGCGGAACGCCTGCCGCGCGTCATGGAAGACCTGGAAATCGGCGCCCGCCGCCTCGCCGAGGGCCGCCTGACCCTCGACCCGGAAACCGTGCGCCTCTTGCGCGACGGCGAGGACAAACCCCGCACGCCGGTCCTGCTGTGGATCGTCGTCGCCGTGCTGGCGGTGATTTTTACCTACAACCTGATGGACTGA
- the rpsT gene encoding 30S ribosomal protein S20 yields MAHHASAKKRIRQTARRTQVNRTRLSAVRTSIRKVEAAIAGGDAAAAQEAFKNAQPLVMRGAQKGILHANMASRKLSRLVKQIKGLSA; encoded by the coding sequence ATGGCACATCATGCCTCGGCCAAGAAACGCATTCGTCAAACGGCCCGCCGCACGCAGGTCAACCGCACGCGCCTGAGCGCCGTGCGCACCTCGATCCGCAAGGTCGAGGCGGCCATCGCCGGCGGCGACGCCGCCGCCGCCCAGGAAGCCTTCAAGAACGCGCAGCCGCTCGTCATGCGTGGCGCGCAGAAGGGCATCCTGCACGCCAACATGGCGTCGCGGAAGCTGTCGCGCCTGGTCAAGCAGATCAAGGGCCTGTCCGCCTGA
- a CDS encoding enoyl-CoA hydratase, whose translation MAYENIIVETRGAVGLITLNRPKALNALNKALVGELRAAVDAFEADDAIGAIVVTGSEKAFAAGADIKEMQGQSWMDAYKSDFITVDWERLASCRKPTIAAVAGYALGGGCEVAMMCDLIIAGDNAKFGQPEITIGTIPGAGGTQRLTRAVGKAKAMEMCLTGRMMDAEEAERSGLVARIVPAADLVEDAVKTAQAIAGMSRPLAMLAKEAVNRAFETTLSEGVRFERRMFHATFGTEDQKEGMAAFADKRKPEFKNR comes from the coding sequence ATGGCTTACGAAAACATCATCGTCGAAACCCGCGGCGCCGTCGGGCTCATCACCCTCAACCGGCCGAAGGCGCTGAACGCGCTGAACAAGGCCCTGGTCGGCGAACTGCGCGCCGCGGTCGACGCCTTCGAGGCCGATGACGCGATCGGCGCCATCGTCGTCACCGGATCGGAAAAGGCCTTCGCCGCCGGCGCCGATATCAAGGAGATGCAGGGCCAAAGCTGGATGGACGCTTATAAAAGCGACTTCATCACCGTCGATTGGGAGCGTCTGGCAAGCTGCCGCAAGCCGACCATCGCCGCCGTGGCGGGCTATGCCTTGGGCGGCGGCTGCGAGGTCGCCATGATGTGCGACCTGATCATCGCCGGGGACAACGCCAAGTTCGGGCAGCCGGAAATCACCATCGGCACCATCCCGGGGGCCGGCGGCACGCAGCGCCTGACCCGCGCCGTGGGCAAGGCCAAGGCCATGGAGATGTGCCTGACCGGGCGCATGATGGACGCGGAAGAGGCCGAACGGTCGGGCCTGGTCGCGCGCATCGTGCCCGCGGCCGATCTGGTCGAGGACGCGGTCAAGACGGCGCAGGCCATCGCCGGCATGTCGCGGCCGCTTGCCATGCTGGCCAAGGAGGCCGTCAACCGGGCCTTCGAGACGACGCTTTCCGAAGGCGTGCGGTTCGAGCGGCGCATGTTCCACGCGACCTTCGGGACCGAGGACCAGAAGGAAGGCATGGCCGCCTTCGCCGATAAACGGAAGCCGGAATTCAAGAACCGCTGA
- the dut gene encoding dUTP diphosphatase yields the protein MSALAVPVQRLPHGAALPLPAYATADAAGLDLLAALDQSMMLNPMARALVPTGIAIALPRGFEAQVRPRSGLAAKHGITVLNSPGTIDADYRGEIKVILVNLSAETFEIEPGMRIAQMVIAPVTRIAWDERADLDGTARGAGGFGSTGTGGS from the coding sequence ATGAGCGCGCTTGCCGTTCCCGTCCAGCGCCTGCCCCATGGCGCGGCCCTGCCCCTGCCGGCCTATGCCACGGCGGATGCGGCGGGATTGGACCTTTTGGCCGCCTTGGATCAATCCATGATGCTTAATCCCATGGCCCGCGCCCTGGTGCCCACGGGCATCGCCATCGCCCTGCCGCGGGGGTTCGAGGCGCAGGTGCGGCCGCGCTCCGGCCTGGCCGCCAAGCACGGCATTACGGTGCTGAACAGCCCGGGCACGATCGACGCCGACTACCGCGGCGAGATCAAGGTCATCCTGGTGAACCTAAGCGCCGAAACCTTTGAAATCGAACCAGGCATGCGCATCGCCCAGATGGTGATCGCCCCGGTGACGCGGATCGCCTGGGACGAACGGGCGGACCTGGACGGCACGGCGCGCGGCGCCGGCGGGTTCGGGTCGACCGGAACGGGGGGAAGCTGA
- the recF gene encoding DNA replication/repair protein RecF, whose translation MPEGPVVLAGPNGAGKTNILEALSFLIPGRGLRRARLSEAARRDPGEDAPPRPRPWAVAATVAGPDGETDVGTGLAAGEAGDAEKRLVHVDGAAQRAQAVLSEHVSLQWLTPQMDRLFLDGASARRRFLDRLVYGRDPAHAGRVGGYEQAMRERLRLLTARGGCDDAWVSALEATMAERGVAIAAARLDMAGRLAGQLEAAGDGPFPAADLAVEGEVEAWLNGGSALDAEDRLKAALKSARGRDGDSGRTAHGPHRSDLYVEYKSRGRPAADCSTGEQKALLISLVLAQARLQAAEQGRAPILLLDEVAAHLDADRRAALFAEIEALGLQAWMTGTDLDLFGPLAGRAAFFHVAEAKVRRQDP comes from the coding sequence GTGCCCGAAGGGCCGGTCGTGCTGGCCGGGCCCAACGGGGCGGGCAAGACGAACATCCTCGAAGCCTTGTCGTTCCTGATCCCGGGCCGCGGGCTGCGCCGCGCGCGCCTGTCGGAAGCCGCTCGCCGCGACCCCGGCGAGGATGCGCCCCCCCGCCCCCGGCCCTGGGCCGTGGCGGCGACGGTGGCCGGCCCGGACGGCGAAACGGATGTCGGCACGGGCCTTGCCGCCGGTGAGGCGGGCGACGCGGAAAAACGCCTGGTCCATGTCGACGGCGCGGCCCAGCGGGCCCAGGCCGTCCTGTCCGAACATGTTTCCCTGCAATGGCTGACGCCGCAGATGGACCGCCTGTTTCTCGACGGCGCCTCGGCCCGGCGGCGGTTTCTCGACCGTCTGGTCTATGGCCGCGATCCGGCCCATGCGGGGCGCGTCGGCGGGTATGAGCAGGCGATGCGCGAACGGTTGCGCCTGCTGACGGCGCGGGGCGGGTGCGACGACGCCTGGGTCTCGGCCCTGGAAGCCACCATGGCGGAACGCGGCGTCGCCATCGCGGCGGCCCGGCTCGACATGGCCGGACGCCTGGCCGGCCAGTTGGAGGCCGCCGGCGACGGCCCGTTTCCGGCCGCCGACCTGGCCGTCGAGGGCGAGGTCGAGGCCTGGCTGAACGGCGGCTCGGCCCTCGACGCCGAGGACCGCCTGAAGGCCGCGTTGAAATCCGCGCGCGGACGCGACGGCGACAGCGGGCGCACGGCCCACGGGCCGCATCGCTCCGACCTTTATGTCGAATACAAAAGCCGGGGCCGTCCGGCGGCCGACTGTTCCACGGGCGAACAGAAGGCATTGTTGATTTCCCTGGTGCTGGCGCAGGCGCGCCTACAGGCGGCGGAACAGGGGCGCGCGCCCATCCTGCTGCTGGACGAGGTCGCCGCCCACCTGGATGCCGACCGCCGCGCCGCCCTGTTCGCCGAGATCGAAGCCCTGGGTTTGCAGGCCTGGATGACCGGCACGGACCTGGATCTGTTCGGCCCGCTTGCCGGACGGGCGGCCTTCTTCCACGTCGCCGAGGCCAAGGTCCGCCGTCAGGACCCATGA
- the coaBC gene encoding bifunctional phosphopantothenoylcysteine decarboxylase/phosphopantothenate--cysteine ligase CoaBC produces MLSGKRILLIVTGGIAAYKTPDLVRRLRERGAAVRCVLTQGGAQFVTPLALGAVSGDKVYQDLFDLTDEQEMGHIQLSRDADVILVAPASADVLAKMAHGLATDLATTALLATDKPVIVAPAMNVRMWQHAATQANIDTLTSRGVTVIGPEEGDMACGEFGPGRMSEPLDIAQALIEFFKGGQPLAGLHALVTSGPTHEPIDPVRYIANRSSGKQGHAIASALAALGARVTLVTGPVALKYPAGVATVHVETARDMLAACTEALPADIAVCAAAVADWRTADAAPEKMKKDGKSLPALALAENPDILAALAAPGKTRPALVVGFAAETENVVGHAVAKLKKKGCDWICANDVSPETGTFGGDMNRVHLVTGSGVEDWPPQTKAQVGERLAQRIADHVTASAATTDTTAE; encoded by the coding sequence ATGCTTTCCGGAAAACGCATCCTGTTGATCGTCACGGGCGGGATCGCCGCCTATAAGACGCCCGATCTGGTGCGCCGCCTGCGCGAGCGGGGGGCCGCCGTGCGTTGCGTGCTGACCCAGGGCGGGGCGCAATTCGTGACCCCCTTGGCCCTCGGCGCGGTTTCCGGCGACAAGGTTTATCAGGACCTGTTCGACCTGACGGACGAGCAGGAAATGGGCCATATCCAGTTGAGCCGCGACGCCGACGTGATCCTGGTCGCCCCGGCCTCGGCCGACGTCTTGGCCAAGATGGCCCATGGGCTGGCCACGGATTTGGCGACCACGGCGCTGCTGGCGACGGACAAGCCGGTGATCGTCGCCCCCGCCATGAACGTGCGCATGTGGCAGCACGCGGCGACCCAGGCCAACATCGACACGCTTACATCGCGGGGCGTCACCGTGATCGGCCCGGAGGAGGGCGACATGGCCTGCGGCGAATTCGGCCCCGGGCGCATGTCCGAACCGCTCGACATCGCCCAGGCGCTGATCGAATTTTTCAAGGGCGGCCAGCCGCTGGCGGGCCTGCACGCCCTGGTCACCAGCGGCCCGACCCATGAGCCCATCGACCCCGTGCGCTACATCGCCAACCGGTCGTCCGGCAAGCAGGGCCACGCCATCGCGTCGGCGCTGGCGGCCTTGGGGGCGCGCGTCACGCTCGTCACCGGGCCGGTCGCCCTGAAGTATCCCGCCGGCGTCGCCACCGTGCATGTGGAGACGGCCCGCGACATGCTGGCCGCCTGCACGGAAGCCCTGCCCGCCGATATCGCCGTCTGCGCCGCCGCCGTGGCCGATTGGCGCACCGCCGACGCGGCGCCGGAGAAGATGAAGAAGGACGGCAAAAGCCTGCCGGCCCTGGCGCTCGCCGAAAACCCGGACATCCTGGCCGCCCTCGCGGCGCCCGGGAAAACCCGCCCGGCCCTGGTCGTCGGCTTCGCCGCCGAGACGGAAAACGTGGTCGGCCATGCCGTCGCCAAGCTGAAAAAGAAGGGCTGCGACTGGATCTGCGCCAACGACGTGTCGCCGGAAACGGGCACCTTCGGCGGCGACATGAACCGGGTGCATCTGGTCACCGGATCGGGGGTCGAAGATTGGCCGCCGCAGACCAAGGCCCAGGTCGGCGAACGGCTGGCCCAACGCATCGCCGATCATGTCACGGCATCCGCCGCGACGACGGACACGACCGCCGAATGA
- the ubiE gene encoding bifunctional demethylmenaquinone methyltransferase/2-methoxy-6-polyprenyl-1,4-benzoquinol methylase UbiE, whose amino-acid sequence MIKETPETPDNADTSARPGAGPGTTHFGFREVAEDEKAGMVRGVFDSVASKYDLMNDLMSLGVHRLWKSAMLDWLRPRPGMTLLDVGGGTGDIAFRFLERGGGPVAVCDINTEMLKVGKARAIDKGMLKGRDEGGIDWVTGDAERLPFPDNSFDAYTTAFCIRNVTHPENALAEARRVLKPGGRFLCLEFSKVVLPLLDEIYDRWSFKVLPVLGEKVAGDRASYQYLAESIRRFPPQDDFKAMIGAAGLARAEYRNLTGGIAAIHSAWRT is encoded by the coding sequence ATGATCAAAGAGACGCCCGAAACCCCTGATAACGCGGACACATCCGCGCGCCCCGGCGCCGGACCCGGCACGACCCACTTCGGCTTCCGCGAGGTCGCCGAGGACGAGAAGGCCGGCATGGTGCGCGGCGTGTTCGACAGCGTCGCCTCCAAATACGACCTGATGAACGACCTGATGTCGCTGGGCGTCCACCGTTTGTGGAAATCGGCCATGCTGGATTGGCTGCGGCCGCGCCCGGGCATGACGCTGCTCGACGTCGGCGGCGGCACGGGCGACATCGCGTTCCGGTTCCTTGAACGCGGCGGCGGGCCGGTTGCGGTCTGCGACATCAACACGGAGATGCTGAAGGTCGGCAAGGCGCGGGCCATCGATAAAGGCATGCTGAAGGGCCGGGACGAGGGCGGCATCGACTGGGTCACCGGCGACGCGGAGCGCCTGCCCTTTCCCGACAATTCCTTCGACGCCTATACCACCGCCTTCTGCATCCGCAACGTGACCCATCCCGAGAACGCCCTGGCCGAGGCGCGGCGCGTGCTGAAGCCGGGCGGGCGGTTCCTCTGCCTGGAATTTTCCAAGGTCGTGCTGCCGCTGCTGGACGAAATCTACGACCGCTGGTCGTTCAAGGTTCTGCCCGTGCTGGGCGAAAAGGTCGCGGGCGACCGGGCCTCATACCAGTATCTGGCGGAAAGCATCCGCCGCTTCCCGCCGCAGGACGACTTCAAGGCCATGATCGGCGCCGCCGGTCTGGCGCGGGCCGAGTACCGCAACCTGACGGGCGGGATCGCGGCCATCCATTCCGCCTGGCGCACCTGA